One window from the genome of Babylonia areolata isolate BAREFJ2019XMU chromosome 13, ASM4173473v1, whole genome shotgun sequence encodes:
- the LOC143288818 gene encoding uncharacterized protein LOC143288818, whose product MRRTTLVLSALVLLLTGTDTKALSLNAAQQFVPGGQRFKPKVEPLVTMVTDRSPQTFTEDERDGPTRASGHFLSVLRRAMVVRRSRRECPFECNDGFANLRSDTAVQDRPEK is encoded by the exons ATGAGAAGGACAACACTGGTTCTGTCGGCTTTGGTCCTTCTTCTCACGGGGACGG ACACCAAGGCCCTATCACTGAACGCAGCTCAGCAGTTCGTTCCCGGCGGACAGCGGTTCAAGCCAAAGGTGGAACCGCTGGTCACCATGGTGACCGACAGAAGCCCGCAGACGTTCACGGAGGACGAGAGAGACGGGCCGACCAGAGCGTCCGGCCACTTCCTGTCCGTGCTGCGCCGAGCGATGGTCGTCCGCAGAAGTCGCCGAGAGTGTCCATTTGAGTGCAACGACGGTTTTGCCAACCTCAGAAGTGACACTGCAGTCCAGGACCGACCAGAGAAGTGA